GAAAAATATTCCCTGTAACGGCTCCGCGATTGAACTGCGGATCAATGCGGAAGATCCCGAAAATGATTTTCGTGGTTCACCCGGAAAAATTACAAAGCTGCGAGTTCCCGCTGGCTTGGGAGTCCGCTTTGATTCGCATATTTACGAGGGTTACACAGTGGGCCCTTACTATGATTCTCTGATTGGCAAACTCATCGTACATCGCCCCACTCGTGAAGAGTCGCTGGCGTGTATGAGGCGTTGCCTGGATGAATTCGTCATTGAAGGGATCAAAACCACAATCCCGCTGGCGAAAAAAATCTTTAATCACTCGGCATTCATTGAAGGTAAGGTCGATACTACATTTATCGAACGTACCTGGTAAATAAACACCGTGCGATTAAGGCGATATCAAATCGGATCGTTTTGTATTGTAACAGACTTGTCAGATTACGCATTCGCGCATCTCAGCTGAGTCCCCTGTCGGCAAAACGCATCGGTTTATAAGGCGAAGGTTCGCTCACTTCAATTTGTTGTATGGTACATTTTCAAGTCTCGTTTCAGATCTCGAGACTTTACTTTTAAGAAACAGGTACAGGAAGAATAATGAAAGTCGGTATTTTAACAGGCGGTGGGGATTGTCCCGGTTTGAACCCAGTGATCCGCGGTGCGGTACGTGTGATCTGTAATGCAGGCGGTGAAGTTTACGGTTTGCTCGAAGGCTGGCGTGGTGCCATTGAGGGAAACTACATTGAACTGACTTCCGAAAACACAGATGACATCATCTTCAAGGGGGGGACCATCCTGGGTTCTTCACGCACAAATCCTTATAAGAATGCGGAAGAAGATGTTCCCAGAGTAATTGCAACACTTGAACATCTCGGCCTCGATTGTCTGATTGCTATCGGCGGAGACGATACACTGGGTGTTGCCAACAAACTCTGGAATGATCATAAACTGCCTGTCATCGGCTGCCCGAAGACCATTGATAACGACCTCAGCTCGACAGATGTGACGTTTGGTTTTGATTCATCGATCAATATTGTCATGGAAGCGGTTGACCGTTTGCGTACGACTGCTGAGTCACACCGCCGCGTCATGGTTGTGGAAACAATGGGCCGACATGCTGGTTGGATTGCGTTGTTCTCCGGCCTGGCAACAGCAGCCGACTACACACTGGTTCCGGAAGTCGAAATCGATATGGACCGGATGGTAGAAGTCTTAAAACGACGTCGGGAAAAAGGTAAAAAATATGGCATCGTGATTGTCAGTGAAGGTGCACATTTCAGTGAAGCAGAAGGCGTCACCACACAGGATGGGGAAATCGACGATTTCGGTCACGTCAAACTGGGGGGCATCGGCGAAACCGTTGCCAAGTTGATCGAAGAACGAACCGGCTTCGAAACCCGACATGTGACACTCGGGCACCTGCAACGCGGCGGTTCACCCAGTGCTTATGACCGCGTACTCGGAACGCGTTGTGGTGTTCACGCCGGTTGGCTGGCATTGAAACACCACTTCGGCTATATGGTCGCGCTGCGGGGAACACAAGTTGTTCCTGTTGCCCTCGCTGATGCCGTCGGCGAAATGCGGGCGCTGGAACCCAACTTCCTGGAAGAAGCAGAAGTCTTTTTGAAGTAAAACAAATCCAAAGCGACAAACAAGACCCAGGCGCTGGCAACAGCGCCTTTTTTTACGCCTTTGCTTAATTCTGATGGTGACCCAGGTCTGAATTTGGATTTTCTCTCCGAAGGGAAGAATTACTTAACAATCTTATCTATTTGGCAATCTTGGGTTTCACGCTAGATAAACGTCCCCCCGCCTGTTTAAGATAGTAGAGAGATTCGTATCAGCTTATCCTGCCAGAGTGAGAAACGACCTTTCTCATTTGATTATCTTCCCGGAGGGACTAATGACGTCACGGCGCTTGATCTACATTCATACCCCCATTTTTCTATCTTTATTCTGTCTGGCTTTCTTTTTAAGCCCTCCTGTTTCTGAAGCAGGCGAGGACGGGTTCAAGCCAATCTTCGATGGCAAGACACTCAAAAACTGGGACGGCGATCCTCGTTTCTGGTCTGTTGAAGATGGGGCCATCACGGGTAGAACCACTAAAGAAAATCCAACGAAAGGTAATACCTTTATTATCTGGCGTGGCGGAACTCCCGGCGACTTTGAATTAAAACTCAAATACAAAATCATTGGACATAATTCGGGAATTCAATACCGCAGTTTCTCAGTTCCCGGCGATGACAAATGGCGGGTCGGCGGATATCAGGCCGATATGGAAGCCGGTGATAAATATTCGGGTATTCTGTATGGCGAGCGCTTTCGCGGCATTCTCGGTTTACGCGGACAGAAGACGGTCATCGGGAAAGATCACAAACCCAAAGTTGTTGGATCAGTCGGCGATACAGATGAGATTCAGAAAAAGATCAAAAAGGAAGACTGGAACGATTACCATATTATCGCTCGCGGCAATCACTTCATTCATAAAATCAATGGCGTGACAACCGTTGACGTGACTGATGAAGATGTGGAACAGCGACGGGCTGACGGAATCATCGCACTGCAGCTTCATCAGGGGCCACCGATGGTTGTGCAGTTCCGCGATATTGAGTTGAAAGAATTCCCGAAAGCAAACAAAACTTCTTCGACCGACGGCGCTAAAAAAAAAGTCGTTCTGATCGCCGGTAAAAAAAGCCACGGTTATGGAGCACACGAGCATCGTGCCGGGTGCATCCTGCTGGCAGACGCGTTGAACAAGAGTGGTTTGAATATTGAAGCCACTGTTGTCACCGAAGGCTGGCCTCAAGACTCCAGTATTCTGCAGGATGCTGATTCGATCGTGATTTACTGCGATGGTGGCGGTCGTCACCCTTATAACGCCCATCTGGATGAGCTCAATAAGCTGGCCGAGAAAGGCGTCGGCATGGTCAACATTCATTACGGCGTTGAAGTACCAAAAGGCGAATCAGGAGATGCATTTCTGCGTTGGATTGGTGGCTACTTTGAAGAATGGTGGTCGGTGAATCCTCACTGGACTGCCGATTATCAGAGTCTGCCCGCTCATCCCATCTCCAACGGTGTTGAGCCGTTTGCCATCAATGATGAATGGTATTATCACATGCGGTTTCAGCCCGACATGAAAAACGTGCAGCCGATTCTGACAGCGATTCCTCCCAAAGAAACACTCAAACGTCCTGATGGTGCTCACAGCGGAAATCCCGCGGTACGTAAGGAAATTGGGCAGCCGCAACACATGGCCTGGGCCTACGAACGTCCCGATGGCGGGCGTGGTTTTGGTTTTACCGGCGGCCACTTTCACTGGAACTGGGGCCACGATGATTTTCGCAAATTGGTTTTGAATGCGATTGCCTGGACGGCCCATGTCGAAGTCCCTTCTCAGGGCATCGATTCGGCGCCTGTGACAGTCGAGTTACTCGAGAAAAATCAGGATTATTCTAAACCAGATAACTTTAATCCCGCACGCATCAAAGCGATGCTCGCTGAGTGGAATCAATAAACAACTTTGGATTAAAATGAACCTCACGCCCGGGACATCAGCTAAAACATAAGAAGGAAACTGACTCCATGAAGTATCGTTGGCTTGCGATTATTCCCGCCCTGTTTCTGAATACGACATTCAACCTCGCAAACGTGTCTGCACAGACGGAACATGACCCCAGCCAGGCTGTCCCCAGTTTAACGGTGGCTCCCGGCCTGCAGGCAACTCTGTTTGCGTCCGAACCCAAAATCAGCAGTCCCTCCAGTATGGACGTCGACTCACAAGGCCGCGTCTGGATCTGCGAAGTGGTCAATTACCGCGCCAATCTGCGTGGGATTCCGACCCGCAAAGAGGGCGACCGGATTCTGATTCTGGAAGATACAGACGCCGATGGAAAAGCCGATAAGACAACCGTTTTTTATCAGGGAAATGAAATCAACGGTTCACAGGGGATCTGTGTTCTGGGAAACAAAGTCATCGTTGCTGCTTCACCCAATGTGTTTCTCTTCACCGATGAAAACAACGATGGTAAAGCAGACAAGAAAGAGTTGCTGTTCAAAGTTGCTGGATGCGAGCACGACCATTCTGCCCATACTTCGATTTTTGGTCCCGATGGAAAACTATACTGGAACTATGGGAATACCGGAAAACAGGTTTTTGATCGTGATGGAAAACCGATTCTTGAAAGTGACGGACGTCCCGTTTTGGATAATGGTAAACCTTACTGGGGAGGGATGGTCTTCCGTTGTAATCTGGATGGCTCTGACTTCGAAGTGCTGGGGCATAACTTCCGAAATAACTATGAAATCACCGTCGATTCTTTCGGCACCCTCTGGCAGTCAGATAACGATGACGACGGTAACCGTGGTGTCCGCATCAATTATGTAATGGAATACGGAAATTACGGCTATCTCGATCAACTGACGGGGGCGCGCTGGAAGACGCCACGAACTGGCATGCATACTGAAATTCCCCTGCGTCACTGGCACCTGCGTGATCCGGGCGTGGTTCCAAACTTGCTGCAGACCGGTGCCGGCTCACCGACGGGAATCTGCATTTATGAAGGTTCTCTTTTACCGAAAAAATATCAGGGTGAAATTATTCACTCCGATGCCGGACCGAATGTGGTCCGCGCGTATCCGGTTGAAAAAGAGGGGGCTGGCTACAAAGCCGAAATCGCCAATATCATCACCAGTGAAAAAGACAAATGGTTTCGTCCGTCCGATGTCTGTGTTGCCCCCGATGGGTCCCTGTTCGTCGCCGACTGGTATGATCCCGGCGTGGGGGGACACCGGATTGGCGATCAGGAACGCGGACGAATTTTCCGTATCGCGCCTCCCAATACGAAATATCAATTCGAGAAGCTCGACCTGAACACAATCGAGGGAGCGATTGCCGGCATTAAAAGCCCGAATCTGGCAACCCGTTACCTGGCCTGGAATAAATTGCACGAATTACAGGAGCAGGCGGAACCACAATTGGAAGTACTCTATCAGACTGACAACCAGAGGAACCGCGCTCGCGCCCTCTGGCTGTTGGCTGGCATTAAGGGTAAGGCAAACCAGTACGTCGAACGCGCGATCAAAGATGAGAATCCTGATATTCGCATCACCGGCCTGCGTGCGGCACGCCGTTACAAACTGGATGTAATTCCCTATGTGCAACAGTTAGTGAAAGATCCCTCACCGCAAGTGCGTCGTGAGTGTGCCATCGCACTGCATCACAATCAATCCTCGGCCGCACCCGGACTTTGGGTCACACTGGCTGATCAATATGATGGTAAAGATCGCTGGTATCTGGAAGCACTCGGAATTGGCATGGATGAGCAGGAGTCAAAATTCATGTCAGCCTGGCTCAAGCAGGCGGGCGACAATTGGGATACTCCCGTTGGCCGCGATCTACTGTGGCGCTCCAAGATTCCTTTGGCTGTGCCTTATCTGGTTAAAATTATCGAGAACCCGGATACGAAATTAGCTGAGCTGCCTCGTTATTTCCGTGCATTGGACTTCATTCCCGGAAAAGAAAAAAATGCAGCGGTTGCGGAACTGGCACTCATGCAGGAACCAGGTAACAAAACCCGGGAAACCTACATCATCGCAGAAGCCATTTCCCGCATGCCTGCGAACGTTGTGACACAAGATAAAAAGTACCAGCGTGCATTGGCGCAGGTGATCGACAGTAGCCGGGGTACTCCCGAGTTCACAAAGCTGGTCGGAAAATTCAAGGCGTCTGATTACTATCCCGAGTTAGTCGCTTTAGCCAGCCAATCGGGTAAATCACAGGCAGCCGTCGATGCGATTAGCGCTGCTCTCAGTCTGAAACAGAATGCGTTGATTCGGAAATCGCTGCAGGATAAAGGCGATACCGAAAAAGAACAGAATCAGAAACTTGATCTGATCTGGGCATTGGGAAGTGCCGGACATAATGGAGCTAATGCGATCCTGTTAAAAATCATCAAAGACAATCAGGAACCACTGGTCGATCGTCGCGAAGCCGTCCGGGCGATTGCCAAGACTCGGCCCGGCGCACATGCGCTGCTGGACCTGGCAGAGAAAGATTCTTTTGACTCACAATTAAAACAGACTGCTGCTGCTGCGATGTCTTCAACGATTATGAAAGATGTCAAAGAACGGGCCGCCAAACTTTTCCCGGCACCGCCCACCAAAGACAACAAACCTCTACCTCCCATTAACGTTCTGGCAGGGATGAAGGGTGATACGCTGGATGGTCGTGTGATGTTCAACACCAAAGGTACTTGTGCCAAGTGTCACGTCGTGAATGGCATGGGCAAAGAGGTGGGGCCAAATCTGTCTGAAATCGGTAAGAAGCTGAGCCGCGAAGCGCTGTTCGAGTCGATCCTCTATCCCAGTGCCGGCATCAGCCACAACTATGAATCGTATACACTGATTCTGGAGTCGGGAAACGTTGTGAATGGACTCCTGGTTAATAAAACTGACGACGCCATCACGATCAAGGATGCGGAAGCGATTTCACGCACCTTCAAAATGGATGACGTGGATGAGATCATTCAACAAAAGATCTCCCTCATGCCTGCTGACCTGCAGAAAGTGCTGACTCAGGAAGAACTCGTCAACATCGTCGAGTACCTGACCACATTGAAGAAGGCCAAAAAGAACGAAAAAGCGAGCCGGTAATTTGAACCAGGGGGGCGTTGGGCTTTACCGTTCCTCCTGATGCCGCCCTTACCTGGCTCAATGAGGTGTCTTGGAGAAGTCAGATGGAAGAGCAGTCAGACTTATCGTCTGAAGTGTCAAGTGAGGTTCGTAATAAACCTCGCCTGAGCACAAACGGTATTGGTCAATTCATTTTTGCTTTGTACAAGCGAAGATGGGGGTGGATTACAACGCCTTTTGGCTTATTCGTTTTTGGTGCGGCACTCGTTTTCATGGCGACAACTGCCGACAGTAAAAATACGCTTCGACATCAATCAGCAGTTAATATTGTGACTTTCAGTCCAGATGGTAAAACTCTGCTCACTGCGGGTCACTACGAAGTAGCGCGGCTATGGGACGTTGACTCACGAAGTCCCAAAGGGAAGTTGTTAAAGCATAACGAAGAGGTCCGCGCATTGGCCTTCAGCTCTGATGGCAGGACAGCGATCACAGCCGGAGAATATGGAGCTGTCTGCCTATGGGATGTTTCCAGCGGTCGTTTGAAAGGTAAGCCAATTAAAAATCTGGGAAACCTGTATGCTGTGGCAATCAGCCCCGATGGTCAAAAATTGGTTGCAAGTAACCGGAACAGTGAAGTCACTTTCTGGAATATTGAAAGTGGTGAAAAAAACGGAACCCAACTACAGTTTCGAGGTCAAGTTAATGCGTTTGCATTCAATCCGGATGGGAAAACGATTGGCATCGCAAGTGGTGATAAAGTACAAATATGGAATCTAATCACTGGCGAACTTCAGGGAAAAACTCTTGAGAACAAAAGATTTAATGGTGTCTACGCACTTGCCTTCAGCCCCGATGGAAAATCAATTGCCACTGGAAGCAAGGACAGTATGGTGCGTCTGTGGGACTTAGCCAGCGGTGAGCTCAAAGGGAAACCGCTGCCGCATGAGAGATTCAATCCCGTGAAAGCAGTCGCATTCAGCCCTGATGGAGAGACCCTGATCACAGGAAGCGAAGACAATACTGCGCGATTTTGGGATGTGAAAACGGGCGAGCTCAAGGGAGAGCCAGTTCAACACGAAGATCGAGTGACGTCAGTCGCTTTTAGCCCCGATGGGAAACTGGCGGCGACTGCAAGCTGGGATGGTACAGCGCGTTTGTGGGAAGTGCCGTAGACACTTAAAACATTCGCAAAAGTGATGAAGGGCAGTCCCAGTATCACTCCGAATCATAAAGGAGAACCAGTTGCGCACCACGAATCTCATTGGCTGGATTGGTGTGGTGCTGGTCACCCTCGCTGCCGGCTTCTGGTCGTTCTGGGGGACCATCGAAGCTTTTCACGAAGGTTGGTGGCAACCTCTGTTAGGGATGCGGTTGCTGCAGACGGCCGCTTATCTCAGCCCGGCAGTCGTTTTTAGTGGTGTCGCCGTATTGGGAATTCGCTGGCCCCGTGTCGGCGCAGTGTTGTTTATTTTGCTGGGAGCGGTGATCGCAACTCTGATCATCATTGATCGGTCGAGTATTTCAATTCAGATCGTACTTTGTTTGACGGCCCTGCCGATGATAGTGGGCCTTCTGTTTCTATTCGGGCGACCGCAGCCCAAAGCAGCCGCTTATGCTGTTGCGGTGGGAATTCCTCTGTTGATATTACTGGGATCGGGGGCAGAGCCTGTCTATCGGGTTTGCACGCGATTCGATGATGGTGATCGGGGAGAGCGGTTGGTGGAAGGGCTGGGGGTGACTCTCGTCTGGGCGCCGGCCGGTCCGGGGTGGAGTCGGGATGGAGGCGTTGACTGGCACGAGGCCCGCGAACGCGTTCGCTATCTGACTGAAGATGGTCTGTCACTGGCCAACGAACCGCAAGGTTTCTGGCGGTTGCCAACGCGCGAAGAAGTTGTCTGTTCATTGACGCGCGGCAATCGAAATGCAGGCGGAACATGGGACCCCGTTCGAAATCAACCACACTACAAACGCAAACCTGATAAAGAGTCTCCGCTCTGGGATCCCTTTGCCCCCCTGATTTATCTCTGGACATCTGACGAAGCGGACGAACGAAGTGCCTGGATCGTGGTCTATCATGGCGGCATCTACCCCAAGCCCAAGACTCTGGCATCACCCAGTATCGGCTTTCGTGCCGTCCGCAAACCTGGGGCAACCAAACTTTGAAAACGGTTCAGGAACAACTTTTCTCAAATTACTTTAATATCTCGTTAACAGATTTATTTTCAGATCACCTATGCTAAGATAGTTTTAGTCAGTGTTTCATTTTATCCTGTTGGCGTTCGACATGAATACGAGCATCGCAGCCACAGATCTTCCTCGGCTTTCAGACATCGGTACTGATTTACTTCAGATTACAAGATGTCAGCGGATTCGAACCCTTTCAGTCCCCTTCATTGCCTGTCTGGCGTATTGGCTGTTTGCCTGTTCTGGATACTGGGGCTTTGCAGTCTTATCACTGGTTGTAATGAGCTTCATTACTTACGGTTCTACTTCACACGATCTGGTTCATCACAATCTGGGTTTACAGCGCAGGACCAATGAGTTTTTCCTATTTCTGATCGAAGCGATCGCGCTTCGGAGCGGTCATACTTATCAGGTGGTCCATTTGAACCACCATGCACGATTTCCGCATGAAGATGATATTGAAGCTGATGCATCCCGTATGTCTTTCCCGCGGGCCATCCTGGAAGGTTTTGTGTTTCAGTTTCGAATTTATATCTGGGCGCTGCGAAATCCGCGAGGTCGATTGAACTGGATTATCGTGGAAGGCGTGGTTGTGTTTTGCCTGATCCTGGGAGCCCTGATTGCGATTCCGTATACTCTTATTCCTGTCATCTATGTCGGTCTGATGATTGCCGGGAGCTGGATTATTCCGCTCATTACTGCATTTATCCCACATGATCCGCGGGCAACCGATGCCGTGCATCAGACACGGTTATTTCGAGGGACACTGTTTCGGTTCATTGCCTTTGATCATCTCTACCATCTGGAGCATCATCTCTATCCGAACGTTCCTCATCAGAACTGGCCTCGGCTGGCACAACGTCTGGATCCCTGGTTTGAGAAAATGGGGCTCCAGTCGATCCGCTTCTGGTTCTGATGAGCAAACAAGATTCCTGTGGGGGAGAAGACAATGATTGGAAAATGGCTGCGGTTTCTATTGTGGCAGCCTTATGCACTATTCTGTCGGCGTTTTCCCTTATGGCCCTTTCGTGTGACTGTGACGCAACCCGTGGAATATATCACCTGTATCCAGATCGATAATTTACTGACACGCCTGTTAAGCCGGTTCAGTGGAGGATACGATTACGCCGTCTGTTATCTCGTGGATGGATCACTGCTGATCGATACGGGCTTTCCCTGGGCACGTCGCAGTTTGAAACAGACACTCATCGAACTGGGAGTCGTGGATAACATCACCACGGTCGTCAACACGCACTATCATGAAGATCATACGGGAAACAACGACCTTTTGGTCGAGCTGTGTAAAGCACAGGTGCTGGTTCATCCGGATGCGATTCCGGAAATTCGTTTTCCCGTCGAATTGCGCTGGTATCGCAGTTTTCTATTTGGCCCGACTCAGATTGCGGATGCGAGTCCCATCGGGGCGTCAATCAAGACAGAGCATACGCAATTTGATGTAATCGAAACGCCCGGTCATTGTCCGGGGCATATCTGTCTGTTTGAACCGGACAAAAAAATCTTATTCAGCGGAGATCTCTACATCGCCGCCGATCTGGACAGTCAATTGGGTGATGCGGATGGTCCCCAATGGATAGCCAGCCTGGAAAAGGTTTTGGCCTTAAGTCCCGAATGGCTATTTGATGCCCATGGCACCGTTTTTGAAGGGAGCCAGGCGGTAGAACAGCAGTTACAGAGAAAACTGGAATTTCTGCTGACGATTCGCAGTCGGGTACATCAGTTTGCGACGCACGAGCAGACGATTGAAGAATTGACTCGGAAAGTGTTCGATCGCCATAGTCTGGTTGATTTTCTGTCTTTTGGTGAAGGCTGGCTTTCCTTGATTACTGGCTCCGACTTCTCTCGGAGTAACATTGTGAAGTCCTTTCTCCGCGAAAAATTTCGTGCTGAAGCTTCCGATGAGAAGACATTCATAAAAAAAGAAGTACAGGACACAGCCATATCTTCGATGGACGCTCAACAACTCTAAGAGGAATCAGTATGATGAAGGTGAGAACAAAAGCCGATTTCCTCAATCAGCAGTGAGAAGCTTTCATGCCTGAAACCACCCGTTATCGTGAAATTGAAGTCACTGGTACGCCCCGTGAAATGGGTCAGCAGCTGGGAGAGACAGCCAGAGAAGAAGTGCAGGTGTTTTGTGAAGTGGCGCTCGAGCGTCTGCAAGAGACGATGCAGGTCGGCTGTGATCACGCGAAATCGCTGGCGGAACAGTGCTTGCCGTTTGTGAAAGAATATAGCCCGGATTCTGTTGAGGAACTGCGGGGCGTTGCTGAAGCCACGAGATTGCCATTCTGGAAAATCATGCTGTTGCAGATTCGTAACCAGTTCACCCCGGACTCCGACTCAGGTTGTACCTCAATCAGCCTGCCTGCGACTTCTAAATGTTCCGCGATTGTCGCGCAAAACTGGGACAATGATCCTACGCTCGATCCCTTCACCATCATGCTGACACGCCGCCCGGTTGGAAAACCGGCACTGATGACACTGACCCAGGCAGGATTAATTTCCTATATCGGCTTTAATGAAGCCGGGATCGGGGCCTGTCTGAATTCGCTGCCGGCACCGAGTCGCTCGCTGGGAGTTCCACATTATTTCACGCTCCGCGAATTATATGAGGCGACCAGTCTGGATACCGCCGTCCACGCGATCAGGCGGGCACAGCGCGCGATTCCGGCGAACATCATGTTGACCACACCCGAAGGGCCTGCCGACCTCGAAGTCACGATAGACGATGTGCAGGTTCTACGTCCGGAAGAAACCAGCTGGATAACGCATACCAATCATTGTCTGCATCCGGATTTGTGTGAATATAACGAACAATTTCCGGAGCTGATCGGTTCCCATCCTCGCAAAGCCCGGATTGATGAATTGCTGAGTGCAAATACCGCCGAGATCGGAGTTGAGGAGATCAAGACGGCGCTCAGAGATCATCAGGGCCATCCCCGTTCCATTTGCCGGCATGTCAATGATGATCCAGATCACGGATTCTGGCAAACCGTTTTTTCTGTGATCATTGAACCAGGAGAGAGACGCATGCACGTCTCACGAGGAACACCCTGCAGTGCTCCGTATGAGATCTATCAGTTATAGCCCGTCTTTTCCTGCTCCAGACTGAGGATCAAACCACACATCCTATCAATGGCTGCGTCGGTCAGTTCCGGGTAACAGGGGAGGAATACCGTTTGGTTTAACAGATGCGTTGCATGCGGGCAGTTGAGTCCAGGTCGATCAGTGGGTGGAGGAACTACCGCCAGACGTCCCCGCTGAGTGCTGTCGAAGCCCTCTTGTTGTAACTGCG
This genomic interval from Gimesia alba contains the following:
- a CDS encoding fatty acid desaturase family protein, translating into MNTSIAATDLPRLSDIGTDLLQITRCQRIRTLSVPFIACLAYWLFACSGYWGFAVLSLVVMSFITYGSTSHDLVHHNLGLQRRTNEFFLFLIEAIALRSGHTYQVVHLNHHARFPHEDDIEADASRMSFPRAILEGFVFQFRIYIWALRNPRGRLNWIIVEGVVVFCLILGALIAIPYTLIPVIYVGLMIAGSWIIPLITAFIPHDPRATDAVHQTRLFRGTLFRFIAFDHLYHLEHHLYPNVPHQNWPRLAQRLDPWFEKMGLQSIRFWF
- a CDS encoding DUF7670 domain-containing protein, producing MRTTNLIGWIGVVLVTLAAGFWSFWGTIEAFHEGWWQPLLGMRLLQTAAYLSPAVVFSGVAVLGIRWPRVGAVLFILLGAVIATLIIIDRSSISIQIVLCLTALPMIVGLLFLFGRPQPKAAAYAVAVGIPLLILLGSGAEPVYRVCTRFDDGDRGERLVEGLGVTLVWAPAGPGWSRDGGVDWHEARERVRYLTEDGLSLANEPQGFWRLPTREEVVCSLTRGNRNAGGTWDPVRNQPHYKRKPDKESPLWDPFAPLIYLWTSDEADERSAWIVVYHGGIYPKPKTLASPSIGFRAVRKPGATKL
- a CDS encoding WD40 repeat domain-containing protein; this translates as MATTADSKNTLRHQSAVNIVTFSPDGKTLLTAGHYEVARLWDVDSRSPKGKLLKHNEEVRALAFSSDGRTAITAGEYGAVCLWDVSSGRLKGKPIKNLGNLYAVAISPDGQKLVASNRNSEVTFWNIESGEKNGTQLQFRGQVNAFAFNPDGKTIGIASGDKVQIWNLITGELQGKTLENKRFNGVYALAFSPDGKSIATGSKDSMVRLWDLASGELKGKPLPHERFNPVKAVAFSPDGETLITGSEDNTARFWDVKTGELKGEPVQHEDRVTSVAFSPDGKLAATASWDGTARLWEVP
- a CDS encoding DUF1080 domain-containing protein, with translation MTSRRLIYIHTPIFLSLFCLAFFLSPPVSEAGEDGFKPIFDGKTLKNWDGDPRFWSVEDGAITGRTTKENPTKGNTFIIWRGGTPGDFELKLKYKIIGHNSGIQYRSFSVPGDDKWRVGGYQADMEAGDKYSGILYGERFRGILGLRGQKTVIGKDHKPKVVGSVGDTDEIQKKIKKEDWNDYHIIARGNHFIHKINGVTTVDVTDEDVEQRRADGIIALQLHQGPPMVVQFRDIELKEFPKANKTSSTDGAKKKVVLIAGKKSHGYGAHEHRAGCILLADALNKSGLNIEATVVTEGWPQDSSILQDADSIVIYCDGGGRHPYNAHLDELNKLAEKGVGMVNIHYGVEVPKGESGDAFLRWIGGYFEEWWSVNPHWTADYQSLPAHPISNGVEPFAINDEWYYHMRFQPDMKNVQPILTAIPPKETLKRPDGAHSGNPAVRKEIGQPQHMAWAYERPDGGRGFGFTGGHFHWNWGHDDFRKLVLNAIAWTAHVEVPSQGIDSAPVTVELLEKNQDYSKPDNFNPARIKAMLAEWNQ
- a CDS encoding PVC-type heme-binding CxxCH protein, coding for MKYRWLAIIPALFLNTTFNLANVSAQTEHDPSQAVPSLTVAPGLQATLFASEPKISSPSSMDVDSQGRVWICEVVNYRANLRGIPTRKEGDRILILEDTDADGKADKTTVFYQGNEINGSQGICVLGNKVIVAASPNVFLFTDENNDGKADKKELLFKVAGCEHDHSAHTSIFGPDGKLYWNYGNTGKQVFDRDGKPILESDGRPVLDNGKPYWGGMVFRCNLDGSDFEVLGHNFRNNYEITVDSFGTLWQSDNDDDGNRGVRINYVMEYGNYGYLDQLTGARWKTPRTGMHTEIPLRHWHLRDPGVVPNLLQTGAGSPTGICIYEGSLLPKKYQGEIIHSDAGPNVVRAYPVEKEGAGYKAEIANIITSEKDKWFRPSDVCVAPDGSLFVADWYDPGVGGHRIGDQERGRIFRIAPPNTKYQFEKLDLNTIEGAIAGIKSPNLATRYLAWNKLHELQEQAEPQLEVLYQTDNQRNRARALWLLAGIKGKANQYVERAIKDENPDIRITGLRAARRYKLDVIPYVQQLVKDPSPQVRRECAIALHHNQSSAAPGLWVTLADQYDGKDRWYLEALGIGMDEQESKFMSAWLKQAGDNWDTPVGRDLLWRSKIPLAVPYLVKIIENPDTKLAELPRYFRALDFIPGKEKNAAVAELALMQEPGNKTRETYIIAEAISRMPANVVTQDKKYQRALAQVIDSSRGTPEFTKLVGKFKASDYYPELVALASQSGKSQAAVDAISAALSLKQNALIRKSLQDKGDTEKEQNQKLDLIWALGSAGHNGANAILLKIIKDNQEPLVDRREAVRAIAKTRPGAHALLDLAEKDSFDSQLKQTAAAAMSSTIMKDVKERAAKLFPAPPTKDNKPLPPINVLAGMKGDTLDGRVMFNTKGTCAKCHVVNGMGKEVGPNLSEIGKKLSREALFESILYPSAGISHNYESYTLILESGNVVNGLLVNKTDDAITIKDAEAISRTFKMDDVDEIIQQKISLMPADLQKVLTQEELVNIVEYLTTLKKAKKNEKASR
- a CDS encoding C45 family autoproteolytic acyltransferase/hydolase, producing the protein MPETTRYREIEVTGTPREMGQQLGETAREEVQVFCEVALERLQETMQVGCDHAKSLAEQCLPFVKEYSPDSVEELRGVAEATRLPFWKIMLLQIRNQFTPDSDSGCTSISLPATSKCSAIVAQNWDNDPTLDPFTIMLTRRPVGKPALMTLTQAGLISYIGFNEAGIGACLNSLPAPSRSLGVPHYFTLRELYEATSLDTAVHAIRRAQRAIPANIMLTTPEGPADLEVTIDDVQVLRPEETSWITHTNHCLHPDLCEYNEQFPELIGSHPRKARIDELLSANTAEIGVEEIKTALRDHQGHPRSICRHVNDDPDHGFWQTVFSVIIEPGERRMHVSRGTPCSAPYEIYQL
- a CDS encoding 6-phosphofructokinase → MKVGILTGGGDCPGLNPVIRGAVRVICNAGGEVYGLLEGWRGAIEGNYIELTSENTDDIIFKGGTILGSSRTNPYKNAEEDVPRVIATLEHLGLDCLIAIGGDDTLGVANKLWNDHKLPVIGCPKTIDNDLSSTDVTFGFDSSINIVMEAVDRLRTTAESHRRVMVVETMGRHAGWIALFSGLATAADYTLVPEVEIDMDRMVEVLKRRREKGKKYGIVIVSEGAHFSEAEGVTTQDGEIDDFGHVKLGGIGETVAKLIEERTGFETRHVTLGHLQRGGSPSAYDRVLGTRCGVHAGWLALKHHFGYMVALRGTQVVPVALADAVGEMRALEPNFLEEAEVFLK
- a CDS encoding MBL fold metallo-hydrolase, yielding MIGKWLRFLLWQPYALFCRRFPLWPFRVTVTQPVEYITCIQIDNLLTRLLSRFSGGYDYAVCYLVDGSLLIDTGFPWARRSLKQTLIELGVVDNITTVVNTHYHEDHTGNNDLLVELCKAQVLVHPDAIPEIRFPVELRWYRSFLFGPTQIADASPIGASIKTEHTQFDVIETPGHCPGHICLFEPDKKILFSGDLYIAADLDSQLGDADGPQWIASLEKVLALSPEWLFDAHGTVFEGSQAVEQQLQRKLEFLLTIRSRVHQFATHEQTIEELTRKVFDRHSLVDFLSFGEGWLSLITGSDFSRSNIVKSFLREKFRAEASDEKTFIKKEVQDTAISSMDAQQL